A genomic window from Lotus japonicus ecotype B-129 chromosome 1, LjGifu_v1.2 includes:
- the LOC130722306 gene encoding uncharacterized acetyltransferase At3g50280-like, with protein sequence MSTPAVKLVSECFIKPQSPIEESNQICYLTPWDIAMLSMDYIQKGLLFKKPQSIENQQDFMNNLLGNLKQSLSLALVHFYPLAGRLVTQKTEDPPSYAVFVDCINSPGAGFIHATLDMTISDILFPVDVPPVVQSFFDHHKAVNHDGHTMPLLTIKVTELLDGVFIGCSMNHCVGDGTAYWNFFNTWSEIFQAKAQTGHDEFHSVPISHHPIHNRWFPPGCNRLINLPFRHHDEFIGRYESNKLRERIFHFSAESIAKLKAKANSESSSNKISSFQSLSAFVWRSLTRARNLPHDQRTICRMAVNNRTRMEPPLPHEYFGNSLHAVHAEAKAGEVLEKDLGWAAWKLHLAVANHGDAAVQKYVKEWLQSPVVYRFDMLVEANSVMMSSSPRFNMYGNEFGMGKAVAVRSGYANKSDGGVTAYPGREGGGSVDLEVCLLPETMAALESDEEFMSIASACNPLC encoded by the coding sequence ATGAGTACCCCTGCAGTGAAACTCGTTTCTGAATGCTTCATCAAGCCACAGAGCCCAATCGAAGAGTCAAACCAGATATGCTATCTAACACCTTGGGACATAGCTATGTTGTCTATGGACTACATACAGAAGGGCCTTCTCTTCAAGAAGCCACAATCCATTGAGAATCAACAAGATTTCATGAACAATCTCTTGGGTAACCTCAAGCAATCTCTTTCTCTTGCCCTTGTCCATTTCTATCCACTTGCTGGTCGCCTTGTAACTCAGAAAACAGAAGACCCTCCCTCTTATGCAGTTTTTGTTGATTGCATAAACAGTCCTGGAGCTGGATTCATACATGCAACTCTAGACATGACCATATCTGACATCCTCTTCCCTGTTGATGTCCCACCTGTTGTTCAATCATTCTTTGACCACCACAAAGCAGTCAACCATGACGGTCACACCATGCCGTTGTTGACCATCAAGGTCACTGAATTATTAGATGGTGTTTTCATTGGTTGTTCCATGAATCACTGTGTTGGTGATGGTACTGCTTACTGGAATTTCTTCAATACATGGTCTGAGATCTTTCAAGCAAAAGCTCAAACAGGGCATGATGAGTTTCATTCTGTTCCCATTTCACACCACCCCATTCACAATCGATGGTTTCCACCAGGTTGCAATCGACTAATCAACCTTCCCTTCAGACATCATGATGAATTCATTGGCAGGTACGAATCAAACAAATTGAGAGAGAGAATCTTCCATTTTTCAGCAGAGTCTATTGCAAAACTGAAAGCAAAGGCgaactcagaatcaagcagtaacAAGATCTCTTCATTCCAATCCTTATCAGCATTTGTTTGGAGATCATTGACCCGTGCACGCAATCTACCACATGATCAGAGAACAATTTGCAGGATGGCGGTGAACAACCGAACAAGAATGGAACCGCCTCTGCCTCATGAATACTTCGGAAACTCACTTCATGCAGTTCATGCTGAAGCAAAAGCAGGGGAGGTTCTTGAGAAGGATCTTGGATGGGCAGCATGGAAGCTGCATCTGGCGGTTGCTAACCACGGCGATGCGGCGGTGCAGAAGTATGTTAAAGAGTGGTTGCAGTCTCCGGTGGTGTATCGGTTTGATATGTTGGTGGAAGCGAACAGTGTGATGATGAGTAGTTCACCGAGGTTCAACATGTATGGGAATGAATTTGGGATGGGGAAAGCCGTGGCGGTTAGAAGTGGTTATGCGAATAAGAGTGATGGTGGAGTGACGGCGTATCCAGGTAGAGAAGGAGGGGGAAGTGTTGATTTGGAAGTGTGTCTCTTGCCGGAAACAATGGCGGCGCTGGAATCGGATGAGGAGTTCATGAGCATAGCTTCAGCGTGCAATCCTCTGTGCTAG
- the LOC130722276 gene encoding uncharacterized protein LOC130722276, with the protein MILPSLITDLSRFCKATVSSGDMQALTTVINENFIENNWKEKTLEEELRKKTGQPSQPPVPPQSTQDQQPSQMDLLLTLMQQIKTQLTAVQEQKTEDRAMIQRMDERLTEVLNEQKIHNQQLVAVFQATTELYRTAGDAYRSFPTPTFEWPPYDVYMAQLHWPEGRPFTTEGEDSHGAGNGFGADENYMRTDEDPADCGLTTY; encoded by the coding sequence ATGATCTTACCTTCTCTAATTACTGATTTGAGCCGGTTTTGCAAGGCAACAGTTTCCTCAGGAGACATGCAAGCACTCACAACAGTTATCAATGAAAATTTCATCGAAAATAATTGGAAAGAGAAGACATTGGAGGAAGAACTGAGAAAGAAGACAGGTCAACCATCACAACCACCGGTGCCACCACAGTCCACACAGGACCAACAACCATCCCAGATGGATCTTCTTTTGACTCTTATGCAGCaaataaagactcaactaaCTGCGGTTCAGGAACAGAAGACGGAGGACAGAGCCATGATCCAGAGGATGGACGAGCGCTTGACTGAGGTGCTGAATGAGCAGAAAATACATAATCAGCAGCTAGTAGCAGTATTTCAGGCTACCACAGAGCTTTATAGGACCGCGGGGGATGCTTACCGTTCATTTCCGACCCCGACTTTTGAGTGGCCTCCTTATGATGTTTATATGGCACAGCTACATTGGCCTGAGGGCAGGCCATTTACCACTGAGGGGGAGGATAGTCATGGAGCTGGAAATGGATTTGGAGCTGATGAGAATTACATGAGGACTGATGAGGATCCAGCTGATTGTGGACTCACCACTTACTGA
- the LOC130722329 gene encoding uncharacterized acetyltransferase At3g50280-like, with the protein MSTALLKFIFKEEESGYTPVQISHRNYIFKLSRVFKHNSELIWKMSSPAVRSVSECFIKPLHPTEESNQICHLTSWDISMLCFHYIQKGLLFKKPAPPENQQDFIENLLKKLKHSLSIALFHFYPLAGRLVTHKTQDPHHPSYSISVDCSSNNPGAKFIHATLDMTISEILSPVDVPLIVQSLFDLNRALNHDGHTVPLLSIQVTELVDGVFIGCSMNHSIVDGTSYWNFFNTWSEIFQAQAQITQGLQCKDDDILISHHPIHNRWFPQGCDPPINLPFKHHNELITRFESPELRERVFHFSAESIAKLKAKANSESNSTKISSFQSLSAHVWRSITRARGLKHDDETNCRLALNNRLRMEPPLPREYFGNSIDIVNARAGAGELLENGLGWAAWKLHLAVANHDDRAVRQKVKQWLESPVVYQLGLHFEPYSVTMSSSPRFNMYGNEFGMGKAVAVLSGYANKFDGNVTGYEGCEGGGSIDLALTISPGAMRALELDEEFMQAVSARSL; encoded by the coding sequence ATGAGTACCGCTCTGTTGAAATTCATATTCAAAGAGGAAGAGAGTGGTTATACCCCGGTTCAGATATCTCATAGGAATTACATCTTTAAGCTTTCTAGAGTCTTCAAACACAATTCTGAACTCATTTGGAAGATGAGTTCCCCTGCAGTTCGAAGCGTTTCAGAATGTTTCATCAAGCCCTTACACCCCACTGAAGAATCAAACCAAATCTGTCACTTAACATCCTGGGATATAAGTATGTTATGCTTTCATTACATCCAGAAGGGTCTCCTGTTCAAGAAGCCAGCACCACCAGAAAACCAACAAGATTTCATTGAGAATCTGCTGAAAAAGCTCAAGCATTCCCTTTCAATTGCCCTCTTCCATTTCTATCCATTGGCTGGTCGCCTTGTTACTCACAAAACTCAAGACCCTCATCACCCCTCATATTCAATTTCTGTTGATTGCAGCAGCAACAATCCCGGAGCTAAATTCATCCATGCAACCTTGGACATGACCATATCCGAAATCCTCTCTCCAGTTGATGTTCCACTCATTGTGCAGTCATTATTTGACCTCAACAGAGCATTGAACCATGATGGTCACACCGTGCCGTTGCTCTCCATCCAAGTCACTGAATTGGTAGATGGCGTTTTCATTGGTTGTTCCATGAACCACAGTATTGTAGATGGCACTTCTTATTGGAATTTCTTCAATACATGGTCTGAGATCTTTCAGGCTCAAGCTCAAATAACACAAGGGCTTCAATGTAAAGATGATGATATTCTAATTTCACACCACCCAATTCACAATCGCTGGTTTCCACAAGGTTGTGATCCACCTATTAACCTTCCCTTCAAACACCACAACGAGTTAATCACTAGATTTGAATCACCAGAGCTCAGAGAGAGAGTCTTCCATTTTTCAGCAGAGTCTATTGCAAAACTGAAAGCAAAGGCCAACTCAGAATCAAACAGCACCAAAATCTCATCATTCCAATCCTTATCGGCACATGTTTGGAGATCCATCACTCGCGCCCGAGGACTAAAACATGATGATGAAACCAATTGCAGGTTAGCCTTAAACAACAGATTAAGAATGGAACCTCCTCTGCCACGAGAGTACTTTGGGAACTCAATCGATATAGTGAATGCAAGGGCAGGTGCAGGGGAATTGCTTGAGAACGGTCTTGGATGGGCTGCGTGGAAGTTGCATCTTGCTGTTGCTAATCATGATGACAGAGCGGTGAGGCAGAAGGTGAAGCAGTGGCTAGAATCTCCTGTTGTGTACCAGCTTGGTCTTCACTTTGAACCTTACAGTGTGACAATGTCGAGTTCACCGAGGTTCAACATGTATGGGAATGAATTTGGAATGGGCAAAGCTGTGGCGGTTCTGAGTGGGTATGCTAATAAGTTTGATGGGAATGTGACTGGATATGAAGGATGTGAAGGAGGAGGAAGCATTGATTTGGCATTGACCATTTCACCTGGAGCAATGAGGGCGCTGGAATTAGACGAGGAGTTCATGCAGGCTGTTTCTGCTCGTTCGCTATGA
- the LOC130722348 gene encoding polyadenylate-binding protein 8-like isoform X2, which yields MAQIHETDAVAQEANQPMPTSLYVGDLDTEINDSQLYDLFNQIGQVVSVRVCRDLATQQSLGYGYVNFTNPKDAATALDVLNFTPLNGKPIRIMYSHRDPSVRKSGAANIFVKNLDKSIDHKALYDTFLVFGNILTCKIATDGSGQSKGYGFVQFENEESAQNAIDNFNGKLIGDKEVYVSHFQRKQDRENAALGGGKFNNVYVKNLSEAMTDDDLKKIFSEYGTITSAVVMRDVDGKSKCFGFVNFENADEAAKAVDALNGKKFDDKEWYVGKAKKKSERELELKEQHEQSMQETVDKYQGANLYLKNLDDNVDDEKLRELFSEFGTITSCKIMRDPHGVSRGSGFVAFSTPEEATRALGEMNGKMVDGKPLYVALAQKKEERRAKLQGGYFQQQLLPGMRPGGGPLSNFYVPLGHQGQQGQRPGGRLGAGPMQQPQQPVPLMQQQMHPRGRVYRYRPGHNLQNVPLPGAAGGVGVSIQALATALADATPEKQRTMLGEVLYPLVDKLEHDAAAKLTGMLLEMDQTEVLHLIESPDALKAKVAEAMDVLRNVARQQSNTPIDQLASLSLNDLS from the exons ATGGCGCAAATTCACGAGACTGACGCGGTGGCTCAGGAGGCGAATCAGCCGATGCCGACGTCTTTGTACGTCGGAGATCTTGACACTGAGATCAACGATTCGCAGCTTTACGATCTCTTCAACCAGATCGGCCAGGTTGTTTCCGTTCGGGTCTGCAGGGACTTGGCCACTCAGCAATCGCTTGGTTATGGCTATGTCAATTTCACTAACCCTAAGGATG CCGCGACGGCGTTGGATGTGCTGAATTTCACTCCGCTGAACGGCAAACCGATTAGGATAATGTACTCTCATCGTGACCCTAGTGTTCGGAAGAGTGGTGCTGCTAATATTTTTGTGAAG AATTTGGATAAGTCAATTGATCATAAAGCTCTATATGATACCTTTTTGGTTTTCGGAAATATTCTGACTTGCAAGATAGCTACGGATGGTTCTGGCCAGTCTAAAGGCTATGGTTTTGTGCAATTTGAGAATGAAGAATCTGCACAAAATGCTATTGACAATTTCAATGGCAAGCTGATTGGTGATAAGGAGGTCTATGTTAGTCATTTCCAACGAAAGCAGGACAGAGAGAATGCTGCTCTCGGTGGCGGGAAGTTTAATAATGTCTATGTGAAAAACCTATCTGAGGCGATGACGGATGATGACTTGAAGAAAATATTTAGTGAATATGGAACTATTACTAGTGCCGTAGTGATGAGAGATGTTGATGGGAAATCGAAATGTTTTGGTTTTGTCAATTTTGAAAATGCAGATGAAGCTGCTAAAGCTGTGGATGCACTTAATGGAAAGAAATTTGATGATAAGGAGTGGTATGTCGGAAAAGCCAAGAAAAAGTCTGAAAGGGAGCTTGAACTGAAAGAACAACATGAGCAGAGTATGCAGGAAACAGTTGACAAATATCAAGGCGCAAACTTGTATCTCAAGAACTTGGATGACAATGTTGATGATGAAAAACTCAGGGAACTGTTCTCTGAGTTTGGTACAATAACTTCTTGCAAG ATTATGCGAGATCCACATGGAGTTAGTAGAGGATCTGGATTTGTTGCATTTTCAACTCCTGAGGAAGCAACTCGAGCT CTTGGTGAGATGAATGGTAAAATGGTTGATGGAAAACCTCTTTATGTTGCCCTTGCAcagaaaaaagaagagagaagggCAAAGTTACAG GGTGGATATTTCCAGCAGCAACTTCTTCCTGGAATGAGACCAGGTGGTGGTCCATTGTCAAACTTCTATGTTCCACTGGGGCATCAGGGTCAACAAGGTCAGCGCCCAGGTGGACGCCTAGGAGCAGGCCCTATGCAACAACCCCAGCAGCCAGTGCCACTTATGCAGCAACAG ATGCACCCAAGGGGACGTGTCTATCGATATCGTCCTGGTCACAACCTGCAAAATGTTCCACTGCCGGGAGCAGCTGGTGGCGTGGGAGTGTCCATTCAGGCCCTGGCTACAGCCCTTGCAGATGCTACTCCTGAAAAGCAGAGGACT ATGCTTGGTGAAGTTTTGTACCCGCTAGTAGATAAGCTGGAGCATGATGCAGCAGCAAAGCTCACAGGTATGCTTTTGGAGATGGACCAGACTGAGGTTTTACATCTGATTGAGTCACCAGATGCTCTCAAGGCGAAAGTTGCTGAAGCGATGGATGTGCTGAGGAATGTTGCTCGCCAGCAATCAAACACCCCTATCGATCAACTGGCTTCTCTCTCTCTGAATGACCTGTCTtag
- the LOC130722348 gene encoding polyadenylate-binding protein 2-like isoform X1, translating to MAQIHETDAVAQEANQPMPTSLYVGDLDTEINDSQLYDLFNQIGQVVSVRVCRDLATQQSLGYGYVNFTNPKDAATALDVLNFTPLNGKPIRIMYSHRDPSVRKSGAANIFVKNLDKSIDHKALYDTFLVFGNILTCKIATDGSGQSKGYGFVQFENEESAQNAIDNFNGKLIGDKEVYVSHFQRKQDRENAALGGGKFNNVYVKNLSEAMTDDDLKKIFSEYGTITSAVVMRDVDGKSKCFGFVNFENADEAAKAVDALNGKKFDDKEWYVGKAKKKSERELELKEQHEQSMQETVDKYQGANLYLKNLDDNVDDEKLRELFSEFGTITSCKIMRDPHGVSRGSGFVAFSTPEEATRALGEMNGKMVDGKPLYVALAQKKEERRAKLQAQFSQMRPVTMVSSIAPHMPMYPPGAAGIGQQFLYGQPPIIPQGGYFQQQLLPGMRPGGGPLSNFYVPLGHQGQQGQRPGGRLGAGPMQQPQQPVPLMQQQMHPRGRVYRYRPGHNLQNVPLPGAAGGVGVSIQALATALADATPEKQRTMLGEVLYPLVDKLEHDAAAKLTGMLLEMDQTEVLHLIESPDALKAKVAEAMDVLRNVARQQSNTPIDQLASLSLNDLS from the exons ATGGCGCAAATTCACGAGACTGACGCGGTGGCTCAGGAGGCGAATCAGCCGATGCCGACGTCTTTGTACGTCGGAGATCTTGACACTGAGATCAACGATTCGCAGCTTTACGATCTCTTCAACCAGATCGGCCAGGTTGTTTCCGTTCGGGTCTGCAGGGACTTGGCCACTCAGCAATCGCTTGGTTATGGCTATGTCAATTTCACTAACCCTAAGGATG CCGCGACGGCGTTGGATGTGCTGAATTTCACTCCGCTGAACGGCAAACCGATTAGGATAATGTACTCTCATCGTGACCCTAGTGTTCGGAAGAGTGGTGCTGCTAATATTTTTGTGAAG AATTTGGATAAGTCAATTGATCATAAAGCTCTATATGATACCTTTTTGGTTTTCGGAAATATTCTGACTTGCAAGATAGCTACGGATGGTTCTGGCCAGTCTAAAGGCTATGGTTTTGTGCAATTTGAGAATGAAGAATCTGCACAAAATGCTATTGACAATTTCAATGGCAAGCTGATTGGTGATAAGGAGGTCTATGTTAGTCATTTCCAACGAAAGCAGGACAGAGAGAATGCTGCTCTCGGTGGCGGGAAGTTTAATAATGTCTATGTGAAAAACCTATCTGAGGCGATGACGGATGATGACTTGAAGAAAATATTTAGTGAATATGGAACTATTACTAGTGCCGTAGTGATGAGAGATGTTGATGGGAAATCGAAATGTTTTGGTTTTGTCAATTTTGAAAATGCAGATGAAGCTGCTAAAGCTGTGGATGCACTTAATGGAAAGAAATTTGATGATAAGGAGTGGTATGTCGGAAAAGCCAAGAAAAAGTCTGAAAGGGAGCTTGAACTGAAAGAACAACATGAGCAGAGTATGCAGGAAACAGTTGACAAATATCAAGGCGCAAACTTGTATCTCAAGAACTTGGATGACAATGTTGATGATGAAAAACTCAGGGAACTGTTCTCTGAGTTTGGTACAATAACTTCTTGCAAG ATTATGCGAGATCCACATGGAGTTAGTAGAGGATCTGGATTTGTTGCATTTTCAACTCCTGAGGAAGCAACTCGAGCT CTTGGTGAGATGAATGGTAAAATGGTTGATGGAAAACCTCTTTATGTTGCCCTTGCAcagaaaaaagaagagagaagggCAAAGTTACAG GCACAATTTTCACAAATGAGGCCAGTTACCATGGTCTCTTCTATTGCACCTCATATGCCTATGTACCCTCCAGGAGCTGCTGGGATAGGACAACAATTTTTGTACGGGCAACCACCCATCATACCTCAA GGTGGATATTTCCAGCAGCAACTTCTTCCTGGAATGAGACCAGGTGGTGGTCCATTGTCAAACTTCTATGTTCCACTGGGGCATCAGGGTCAACAAGGTCAGCGCCCAGGTGGACGCCTAGGAGCAGGCCCTATGCAACAACCCCAGCAGCCAGTGCCACTTATGCAGCAACAG ATGCACCCAAGGGGACGTGTCTATCGATATCGTCCTGGTCACAACCTGCAAAATGTTCCACTGCCGGGAGCAGCTGGTGGCGTGGGAGTGTCCATTCAGGCCCTGGCTACAGCCCTTGCAGATGCTACTCCTGAAAAGCAGAGGACT ATGCTTGGTGAAGTTTTGTACCCGCTAGTAGATAAGCTGGAGCATGATGCAGCAGCAAAGCTCACAGGTATGCTTTTGGAGATGGACCAGACTGAGGTTTTACATCTGATTGAGTCACCAGATGCTCTCAAGGCGAAAGTTGCTGAAGCGATGGATGTGCTGAGGAATGTTGCTCGCCAGCAATCAAACACCCCTATCGATCAACTGGCTTCTCTCTCTCTGAATGACCTGTCTtag
- the LOC130722337 gene encoding uncharacterized acetyltransferase At3g50280-like: MSTPSVQLISECFIKPYSPIEDSNQICYLTPWDIALLSVHYIQKGLLFKKPESIDNQQDFMNNLLDNLKHSLSLALDHFYPLAGRLVTQKTQDPLSYAVFVDCINSPGAGFIHATLNMTISDILSPVDVPPVVHSFFDHHKAINHDGHTMPLLSIKVTELLDGVFIGCSMNHCIADGTSYWNFFNTWSELFQAKPQTPQVHVDAPIISHNPIHNRWFPQGCSDRLINLPFKHHDEFISRYESTKLRDRIFHFSAESITKLKAKANSESNSNKISSFQSLSAFVWKSMTRARNLQHDQKTSCKLTANNRSRMEPPLPEQYFGNSVHGLEAEATAGEVVENNLGWAAWKVHVAVANHGDAAVQKYVKEWLLSPMVYRIDMLVEANSVMMSSSPRFNVYGNEFGMGKAVAVRSGYANKSDGEVTAYPGREGGGSVDLEVCLLPETMAALESDEKFMSIASVCNNPMC, translated from the coding sequence ATGAGTACCCCATCTGTTCAACTCATTTCTGAATGCTTCATCAAGCCGTATAGCCCCATCGAAGACTCAAACCAAATATGCTATCTAACACCCTGGGATATAGCTTTGTTGTCTGTGCACTACATCCAGAAGGGCCTGCTCTTCAAGAAGCCtgaatcaattgataatcaacaAGATTTCATGAACAACCTTTTGGACAACCTCAAACACTCTCTTTCTCTTGCACTTGACCATTTCTATCCACTCGCCGGTCGCCTTGTAACCCAGAAAACCCAAGACCCTCTCTCTTATGCAGTTTTTGTTGATTGCATAAACAGTCCTGGAGCTGGATTCATCCATGCAACTCTAAACATGACCATATCTGACATCCTCTCCCCTGTTGATGTCCCACCTGTTGTTCATTCATTCTTTGACCACCACAAAGCGATCAACCATGACGGTCACACCATGCCTTTGCTGTCAATCAAGGTCACTGAACTCTTAGATGGCGTTTTCATTGGTTGTTCCATGAATCACTGTATTGCTGATGGCACTTCCTATTGGAATTTCTTCAATACATGGTCTGAGCTCTTTCAAGCAAAACCTCAAACACCTCAAGTGCATGTTGATGCTCCCATAATTTCACACAACCCCATTCACAATCGATGGTTTCCACAAGGTTGCAGCGATCGACTAATCAACCTTCCCTTCAAACACCATGATGAATTCATAAGCAGATATGAATCAACCAAGCTCAGAGACAGAATCTTCCATTTTTCAGCAGAGTCTATCACAAAACTGAAAGCAAAGGCCAACTCAGAATCAAACAGtaacaaaatctcttcattccaATCCTTATCAGCATTTGTTTGGAAATCCATGACCCGCGCTCGCAACTTACAACATGATCAGAAAACATCTTGCAAACTAACCGCAAACAACCGATCGAGAATGGAACCACCTCTGCCTGAGCAATATTTCGGAAACTCAGTTCATGGGCTCGAGGCAGAAGCGACGGCGGGGGAGGTGGTTGAGAACAATCTGGGATGGGCGGCGTGGAAGGTGCATGTGGCGGTTGCGAACCACGGCGATGCGGCGGTGCAGAAGTATGTGAAAGAGTGGTTGCTGTCTCCGATGGTGTATCGGATTGATATGTTGGTGGAAGCGAACAGTGTGATGATGAGTAGTTCACCGAGGTTCAATGTGTATGGGAATGAATTTGGAATGGGGAAAGCGGTGGCGGTTAGAAGTGGTTATGCGAATAAGAGTGATGGTGAAGTGACTGCATATCCAGGTAGAGAAGGAGGGGGAAGTGTTGATTTGGAAGTGTGTCTTTTGCCGGAAACAATGGCGGCTCTGGAATCAGATGAGAAGTTCATGAGCATAGCTTCAGTGTGCAACAATCCCATGTGCTAG